One Ahaetulla prasina isolate Xishuangbanna chromosome 1, ASM2864084v1, whole genome shotgun sequence DNA window includes the following coding sequences:
- the LOC131190717 gene encoding lamina-associated polypeptide 2, isoforms alpha/zeta-like, protein MGSRSDSSDSPSEAESSPSMEDEQWDQELSEEEGFLPEQPMFKGLFRPHLFKALLSKAKVVTKQGLIGEQGACPEQDPADMLFSEPTVETETVPAPKLFLDMIKKQWEALAALPNMSSLERRFFNTASDLMELLRVPEVDDPVLALASSSATLVEPEEVLKPEDRKLEQEKVPVTDLRTHQDFNKIVAAVEYTADATMSSAKYVAKSIASSVTARRFLWLKNWQADTKRRWRLASVPFKGAKLFGEALEPVLTETKGKKKVLTALSRRGDTRFSPSFRKSYFRPYWGSAFGRYQRGFQTQGGQWGHYHHSEEGSSDKGRSCGQSRRPFRGRGNRSFRRHR, encoded by the exons ATGGGGTCGCGTTCTGACAGCTCTGATTCGCCTTCAGAGGCGGAGAGTTCCCCATCCATGGAGGATGAACAATGGGACCAGGAATTGTCTGAGGAGGAAGGTTTTTTACCGGAGCAGCCCATGTTTAAAGGGCTGTTCAGGCCTCATCTTTTTAAGGCCTTGTTGAGTAAAGCTAAGGTGGTTACTAAACAGGGACTCATAGGGGAACAAGGCGCCTGTCCAGAGCAGGACCCTGCAGACATGCTTTTTTCTGAACCAACGGTGGAGACGGAGACAGTTCCTGCTCCTAAATTATTTCTAGATATGATTAAGAAACAGTGGGAAGCCCTGGCCGCATTACCGAACATGTCCTCCCTTGAGAGACGGTTTTTTAACACGGCTTCTGACCTGATGGAACTCCTGAGAGTGCCTGAGGTGGATGACCCGGTTTTGGCCCTGGCTTCCTCTTCGGCCACCTTGGTTGAACCTGAGGAAGTTTTGAAGCCAGAGGATCGGAAGTTGGAGCAG GAGAAAGTGCCGGTGACCGATCTGAGGACTCATCAGGATTTCAACAAGATAGTGGCAGCTGTGGAATACACAGCGGATGCCACTATGTCCTCCGCGAAATATGTGGCAAAGTCGATTGCATCCTCGGTCACAGCACGGAGGTTTCTTTGGTTAAAAAATTGGCAGGCAGACACAAAGCGCAGATGGCGATTGGCCTCTGTGCCATTTAAAGGTGCAAAGTTGTTTGGTGAGGCTTTGGAGCCCGTGTTGACGGAAactaaggggaagaagaaggtgttGACTGCCTTGTCAAGGAGAGGGGATACAaggttttccccctcctttcggAAGTCTTATTTTCGTCCCTATTGGGGGTCGGCCTTTGGCAGATATCAGAGAGGTTTCCAAACACAGGGAGGTCAGTGGGGCCACTATCATCACTCAGAAGAGGGGTCCTCTGACAAAGGCAGGTCCTGCGGTCAGTCACGGCGTCCTTTTCGGGGGAGGGGCAACCGCTCCTTCCGCAGACACCGCTGA